The following proteins come from a genomic window of Pseudomonas sp. Z8(2022):
- the ubiD gene encoding 4-hydroxy-3-polyprenylbenzoate decarboxylase — MQYRDLRDFIRELEKRGELKRIQTPVSPVLEMTEICDRTLRKGGPALLFEKPTGFDVPVLGNLFGTPKRVALGMGAEDVSELREIGKLLAFLKEPEPPKGLKDAWSKLPIFKKVISMAPKVVKDAPCHEVIEEGDDVDLGKLPIQHCWPGDVAPLITWGLTITKGPNKERQNLGIYRQQVIGRNKVIMRWLSHRGGALDYRDWWQKHPDKPYPVCVALGADPATILGAVTPVPDTLSEYAFAGLLRGHRTELIKAVGSDLQVPASAEIVLEGVIHPGETAPEGPYGDHTGYYNEVDTFPVFTVERITRRREPIYHSTYTGRPPDEPAILGVALNEVFVPILQKQFPEITDFYLPPEGCSYRMAVVTMKKQYPGHAKRVMLGVWSFLRQFMYTKFVIVTDDDINARDWNDVIWAITTRMDPKRDTVMIDNTPIDYLDFASPISGLGSKMGLDATHKWPGETSREWGRAIEKDPAVVARVDALWSELGID, encoded by the coding sequence ATGCAGTATCGCGATCTGCGCGACTTTATCCGTGAACTGGAAAAGCGCGGTGAACTCAAGCGCATCCAGACGCCGGTATCGCCCGTTCTGGAAATGACCGAAATCTGCGACCGCACCCTGCGCAAGGGCGGCCCGGCCTTGCTGTTCGAGAAGCCAACGGGCTTCGATGTACCGGTGCTCGGCAACCTGTTCGGCACGCCAAAGCGCGTGGCCCTGGGCATGGGCGCGGAGGATGTTTCCGAGTTGCGCGAGATCGGCAAGCTGCTGGCCTTTCTCAAGGAGCCGGAGCCGCCGAAGGGGCTCAAGGACGCCTGGAGCAAGCTGCCGATCTTCAAAAAGGTCATTTCCATGGCGCCCAAGGTGGTCAAGGATGCGCCTTGCCACGAAGTGATCGAGGAGGGTGACGACGTCGACCTGGGCAAGTTGCCGATCCAGCACTGCTGGCCGGGCGATGTGGCGCCGCTGATCACCTGGGGCCTGACCATCACCAAGGGACCGAACAAGGAGCGGCAGAACCTCGGTATCTACCGCCAGCAGGTGATCGGCCGCAACAAGGTGATCATGCGCTGGCTCAGCCATCGCGGCGGCGCTCTGGATTACCGCGACTGGTGGCAGAAACATCCGGATAAACCCTATCCGGTGTGCGTGGCGCTCGGCGCCGACCCGGCGACCATTCTCGGCGCCGTCACGCCGGTGCCCGATACCCTCTCCGAATACGCCTTCGCCGGTCTGTTGCGCGGTCATCGCACCGAGCTGATCAAGGCGGTCGGCAGTGATCTGCAGGTGCCGGCGAGCGCCGAAATCGTCCTCGAGGGCGTTATCCATCCGGGCGAAACCGCGCCGGAAGGCCCCTACGGTGACCACACCGGTTACTACAACGAGGTCGACACCTTCCCGGTGTTCACCGTCGAGCGCATTACCCGTCGCCGCGAGCCGATCTACCACAGCACCTACACCGGCCGGCCGCCAGATGAGCCGGCGATTCTCGGCGTGGCGCTGAACGAAGTGTTCGTGCCGATCCTGCAGAAGCAGTTCCCAGAGATCACCGACTTCTACCTGCCACCGGAAGGGTGCTCCTACCGCATGGCGGTGGTGACCATGAAGAAGCAGTACCCGGGTCACGCCAAGCGCGTGATGCTGGGTGTGTGGTCGTTCCTGCGACAGTTCATGTACACCAAGTTCGTTATCGTCACCGACGACGATATCAATGCACGGGACTGGAACGACGTGATCTGGGCGATTACCACGCGCATGGACCCCAAGCGCGACACGGTGATGATCGACAACACACCGATCGACTACCTCGACTTCGCCTCGCCGATCTCCGGCCTGGGCTCGAAGATGGGCCTGGACGCCACCCACAAGTGGCCGGGTGAAACCAGCCGCGAATGG
- the rho gene encoding transcription termination factor Rho: MNLTELKQKPIAELLDMAEQMGLENMARSRKQDIIFALLKKHAKSGEEISGDGVLEILQDGFGFLRSADSSYLAGPDDIYVSPSQIRRFNLRTGDTIVGKIRPPKEGERYFALLKVDSINFDRPENAKNKILFENLTPLFPNERLTMEAGNGSTEDITGRVIDLCAPIGKGQRGLIVAPPKAGKTIMLQNIASNITRNNPEVHLIVLLIDERPEEVTEMQRTVRGEVVASTFDEPPTRHVQVAEMVIEKAKRLVEHKKDVVILLDSITRLARAYNTVIPSSGKVLTGGVDAHALEKPKRFFGAARNIEEGGSLTILATALIETGSKMDEVIYEEFKGTGNMELILDRRVAEKRTFPAININKSGTRREELLTGEEELSRMWILRKLLHPMDEIAAIEFLIDKLKATKTNDEFFLSMKRK; the protein is encoded by the coding sequence ATGAATCTGACCGAACTCAAGCAAAAGCCGATTGCCGAATTGTTGGACATGGCCGAACAAATGGGCCTGGAAAACATGGCCCGTTCGCGCAAGCAGGACATCATCTTCGCCCTGCTGAAAAAGCATGCCAAAAGTGGCGAGGAAATTTCCGGTGACGGCGTGCTGGAGATTCTCCAGGACGGTTTCGGCTTCCTTCGCAGCGCCGACTCCTCCTATCTGGCCGGCCCCGACGACATCTACGTCTCGCCCAGCCAGATCCGTCGTTTCAACCTGCGTACCGGTGACACCATCGTCGGCAAGATCCGTCCGCCGAAGGAAGGCGAGCGTTACTTCGCCCTGCTCAAGGTCGACAGCATCAACTTCGATCGCCCGGAAAACGCCAAGAACAAGATCCTGTTCGAGAACCTGACGCCGCTGTTCCCCAACGAGCGCCTGACCATGGAAGCCGGCAACGGCTCCACCGAGGACATCACCGGCCGCGTGATCGACCTCTGCGCGCCGATCGGCAAGGGCCAGCGCGGCCTGATCGTCGCCCCGCCGAAGGCGGGCAAGACCATCATGCTGCAGAACATCGCCTCGAACATCACCCGTAACAACCCGGAAGTGCATCTGATCGTTCTGCTGATCGACGAGCGCCCGGAAGAAGTGACCGAGATGCAGCGCACCGTGCGCGGCGAAGTGGTCGCCTCCACCTTCGACGAGCCGCCGACCCGTCACGTTCAGGTCGCCGAGATGGTGATCGAGAAGGCCAAGCGTCTGGTCGAGCACAAGAAGGATGTGGTCATCCTGCTCGATTCCATCACCCGTCTGGCCCGTGCCTACAACACCGTGATCCCGAGCTCCGGAAAGGTGCTCACCGGTGGTGTCGACGCCCATGCCCTGGAGAAGCCGAAGCGCTTCTTCGGCGCCGCGCGCAATATCGAGGAAGGCGGCAGCCTGACCATCCTCGCCACCGCGCTGATCGAAACCGGCTCGAAGATGGACGAGGTGATCTACGAGGAGTTCAAGGGCACCGGCAACATGGAGCTGATCCTCGACCGCCGTGTGGCCGAGAAGCGCACCTTCCCGGCGATCAACATCAACAAGTCGGGCACCCGTCGCGAAGAGCTGCTGACCGGCGAGGAAGAGCTGTCGCGCATGTGGATTCTGCGTAAGCTGCTGCACCCGATGGACGAAATCGCCGCCATCGAGTTCCTGATCGACAAGCTGAAAGCGACCAAGACGAACGACGAGTTCTTCCTGTCGATGAAGCGCAAGTAA
- the trxA gene encoding thioredoxin TrxA, producing the protein MSEFITNVSDASFDQDVIQAEGPVLVDYWAEWCGPCKMIAPVLDEIAKDYQGKLKICKLNIDENQETPPKYGVRGIPTLMLFKNGNVEATKVGALSKSQLAAFLDSNI; encoded by the coding sequence ATGAGCGAATTCATCACCAACGTCAGCGACGCCAGCTTCGATCAGGACGTCATTCAGGCTGAGGGTCCGGTTCTGGTCGACTATTGGGCTGAGTGGTGCGGCCCGTGCAAGATGATCGCACCGGTGCTCGACGAGATCGCCAAGGACTACCAAGGCAAGCTGAAGATCTGCAAACTGAACATCGACGAAAACCAGGAAACCCCGCCGAAGTACGGCGTGCGTGGTATCCCGACCCTGATGCTGTTCAAGAACGGCAACGTCGAAGCGACCAAGGTCGGCGCACTGTCCAAGTCGCAGCTGGCTGCGTTCCTCGACAGCAACATCTGA
- a CDS encoding FadR/GntR family transcriptional regulator: MNAFAPRAVPEYALQAIRRLIEEEGYRPGDALPSQRDLAERLGVSRASLREALSSLSALGLVSVQAGKGVFVQQAPRGEAAGAFVWPFAAQVSAADTFQLRFALEGFACGLAAGVMTAEELDILEDNVEQMRRELRAGDFAQATRLDFEFHQRILAASGNQAMFALVTSSADIFLESQKLPFIRPERAMETWQEHRKILKALARHAAGPAQKAMQQHIRAAALRTGIAFATLGD; this comes from the coding sequence ATGAATGCTTTTGCTCCCCGTGCGGTACCCGAGTACGCCCTGCAGGCGATCCGCCGTTTGATCGAAGAGGAGGGCTATCGCCCCGGTGATGCGCTGCCTTCGCAGCGCGACCTGGCCGAACGTCTGGGGGTCAGCCGTGCCTCGCTGCGCGAGGCGCTGTCATCGCTCAGCGCGCTGGGCCTGGTCAGCGTGCAGGCCGGCAAGGGCGTGTTCGTCCAGCAGGCACCGAGAGGGGAGGCGGCCGGTGCTTTCGTCTGGCCGTTCGCTGCTCAGGTATCCGCCGCCGACACCTTTCAGTTGCGCTTCGCTCTGGAGGGCTTCGCCTGTGGCCTGGCGGCCGGAGTGATGACCGCCGAGGAGCTGGACATCCTCGAAGACAACGTCGAGCAGATGCGCCGTGAGCTGCGCGCGGGCGATTTCGCGCAGGCGACACGCCTGGACTTCGAGTTCCACCAGCGCATCCTCGCCGCCAGCGGCAACCAGGCGATGTTCGCCCTGGTGACTTCCAGTGCGGACATTTTCCTGGAAAGTCAGAAGCTGCCGTTCATCCGACCGGAGCGGGCGATGGAAACCTGGCAGGAGCACCGCAAGATTCTCAAGGCCCTGGCCCGGCACGCCGCCGGGCCGGCGCAGAAGGCCATGCAGCAGCATATCCGCGCCGCTGCGCTGCGCACCGGCATCGCATTCGCCACACTTGGCGATTGA
- a CDS encoding transporter substrate-binding domain-containing protein produces the protein MRTFHRTLLGTLFTALAFGASTVHADALEDIGKAGVLKVAVPQDFPPFGSVGPDMKPRGLDIDTAQLLADKLAVKLELTPVNSTNRIPFLTTGKVDLVISSLGKNPEREAVIDFSAAYAPFYLGVFGPEDAAIAGLDDLNGKTISVTRGSIEDIELSNVAPKGATIKRFEDNNSTIAAYLSGQVELIASGNVVMVAISEKNPKRVPSMKLKLKDSPVYVGVNKNQAALLDKVNTIIADAKADGSLEALSQKWLKQPLPAGL, from the coding sequence ATGCGCACCTTTCACCGCACACTGCTGGGTACCCTCTTCACCGCCCTGGCCTTCGGCGCCAGCACCGTTCACGCCGATGCGCTCGAAGACATCGGCAAGGCCGGCGTACTGAAAGTCGCCGTACCGCAGGATTTCCCGCCGTTCGGCTCGGTCGGCCCGGACATGAAACCGCGCGGCCTCGATATCGATACCGCGCAACTGCTGGCCGACAAGCTGGCGGTGAAGCTGGAGCTGACCCCGGTCAACAGCACCAACCGCATCCCTTTCCTCACCACCGGCAAGGTCGACCTGGTTATATCCAGCCTGGGCAAGAACCCCGAGCGTGAAGCAGTGATCGACTTCTCCGCCGCCTACGCGCCCTTCTACCTCGGCGTGTTCGGCCCGGAAGACGCCGCCATCGCCGGCCTCGACGACCTGAATGGCAAGACCATCAGCGTCACCCGCGGCTCCATCGAGGACATCGAGCTGAGCAACGTTGCCCCGAAAGGCGCCACCATCAAGCGCTTCGAGGACAACAACTCGACCATCGCCGCGTACCTCTCCGGCCAGGTCGAGCTGATTGCCAGCGGCAACGTGGTGATGGTGGCCATCTCCGAGAAGAACCCCAAGCGCGTGCCGAGCATGAAGCTCAAGCTCAAGGACTCGCCGGTATACGTCGGCGTGAACAAGAACCAGGCCGCACTGCTGGACAAGGTCAACACCATCATTGCCGACGCCAAGGCCGACGGCAGCCTCGAAGCGCTCAGCCAGAAATGGCTGAAGCAACCGCTGCCGGCCGGCCTCTGA